A single window of Anaerolineae bacterium DNA harbors:
- a CDS encoding isoprenylcysteine carboxylmethyltransferase family protein: protein MLKVDSDGESHGVGWGASPEERRAIARWLIEAAAGLVGYGFILFLSAGRLDWFWGWVALALFGLVLAAHPLILLRINPGLLAERQRGLRDPRVAAWDRRLVALAGGSMLLSWAVAGLDTRFGWTGPMPTLYHVGGLALAALGYGLFLWAMASNAFFAEGVRIQGERGHTVATGGPYRYVRHPGYAGGILSFLGIPLLLGSVWALMPAGMATALYVRRTALEDTTLMGELPGYAEYARRTHYRLLPGVWRPCTPAPRGSPTPW, encoded by the coding sequence GTGCTGAAGGTCGACAGCGACGGGGAGAGCCACGGCGTGGGTTGGGGAGCGTCTCCGGAGGAGCGACGGGCCATCGCCAGGTGGCTTATCGAGGCCGCCGCTGGCCTGGTAGGGTATGGCTTCATTCTCTTTCTGTCCGCGGGGCGGCTGGACTGGTTCTGGGGGTGGGTAGCTCTGGCCCTGTTTGGCCTGGTGTTGGCCGCCCATCCGCTGATCCTCTTGCGCATCAACCCAGGCCTGCTGGCAGAGCGGCAGAGAGGCTTGCGCGATCCTCGGGTGGCAGCCTGGGACAGGCGGTTGGTCGCCCTGGCCGGAGGCTCCATGCTGCTGTCGTGGGCGGTGGCGGGGCTGGACACCCGCTTCGGATGGACGGGGCCGATGCCGACTCTCTATCACGTCGGCGGTCTGGCTCTGGCGGCGCTGGGCTACGGCCTGTTTCTCTGGGCGATGGCATCCAACGCCTTCTTCGCCGAAGGGGTGCGCATTCAAGGGGAGCGGGGGCACACCGTGGCCACGGGAGGTCCCTACCGTTACGTACGACACCCGGGGTACGCGGGAGGTATCCTCTCGTTCCTGGGCATCCCTCTGTTGCTGGGATCCGTGTGGGCGCTGATGCCAGCGGGTATGGCCACGGCGCTGTACGTTCGGCGCACTGCCCTGGAGGACACGACTCTGATGGGCGAGCTACCGGGGTATGCCGAGTACGCCCGGCGGACCCATTACCGGCTTCTTCCGGGCGTGTGGCGACCCTGCACTCCGGCTCCTCGCGGGAGTCCCACACCCTGGTAG
- a CDS encoding class I SAM-dependent methyltransferase produces MAGAPAPTPVPIVTAEDGHWWFHSRTQALIAILDPLVRGKGRVLDVGSGAGNMVHHLARYGSVIGVDNAWAPLTVAWQRGYRSLPAEATALPFAPESFDLVALLDVIEHSPDDRGMVAEAYRVCRPGGLVVVTTPAHGWLWSHNDVINHHYRRYTASGLREILESTGFAIRRLSYTYFLVFPAAAGLILARRALGAKPDLTTPDDGAYQVEMEPTPEPFNSILTTVGSWEAQLLRRMDLPLGTALLAVAERRAGSSGVTGGDL; encoded by the coding sequence ATGGCTGGTGCCCCGGCACCCACACCCGTCCCGATAGTGACTGCCGAGGATGGGCACTGGTGGTTCCACTCTCGCACCCAGGCTCTCATCGCCATCCTGGATCCGCTGGTCCGGGGCAAGGGCCGGGTGCTCGATGTCGGCAGCGGTGCTGGCAACATGGTCCATCACCTGGCGCGCTACGGCAGTGTGATTGGCGTAGACAATGCCTGGGCACCACTGACCGTGGCCTGGCAGCGAGGATACCGCTCTCTGCCGGCCGAGGCTACGGCCCTTCCCTTCGCTCCGGAGAGCTTCGACCTAGTGGCCCTCCTGGACGTGATCGAGCACTCACCGGATGATAGGGGCATGGTCGCGGAGGCGTACCGGGTGTGTCGTCCTGGTGGTCTGGTAGTGGTGACCACTCCGGCCCACGGGTGGCTCTGGAGCCACAACGACGTGATCAACCACCACTACCGCCGCTACACGGCGTCGGGTCTCAGGGAGATCTTGGAGAGCACTGGCTTTGCCATCCGCCGGCTTTCCTACACTTACTTCCTGGTCTTCCCGGCAGCGGCGGGCCTGATACTGGCCCGCCGGGCCCTGGGCGCCAAACCCGATCTCACCACTCCCGATGACGGCGCCTACCAGGTAGAGATGGAACCTACGCCGGAGCCGTTCAACTCCATCCTGACCACCGTGGGGAGCTGGGAAGCCCAGCTGCTGCGTCGTATGGACTTGCCCCTGGGCACGGCCCTGCTGGCCGTGGCCGAGCGACGAGCCGGATCAAGTGGTGTTACTGGAGGTGACTTGTGA
- a CDS encoding polysaccharide deacetylase family protein, which yields MSHSRGTWWRRGRPWLFALLTIVAVLSAPLPVAGAAVYGRPAVAPVSRAPALEVSGYSGVVRAPVSGRCMLASRATSRRGAGVALCPGEGQRRQLHLPVIFRAGRSPLPQLLAIGPTTVPPTVAVGPTPDGVVRTVDLPILMYHHVGDVPAGADSIRRGLTVSESNFRAQMAYLRDSGYEPVTLAALVQHLAVGAPLPERPVIITLDDGYRDAYDVAFPVLKEYGFVATLFLVTAPIDEGSHEFVTWDQVREMHSAGIEMGAHSYTHPDLRGQSTDYLVWQIVGSKEAIEERIEEPVRFLAYPSGAYDENVVRVVRSAGFWGAVTIESGCRHSEATLWTLSRIRVQPQDGVKGLASKLEACLDR from the coding sequence ATGAGTCACAGCCGGGGCACCTGGTGGCGTCGAGGACGGCCCTGGCTGTTTGCCTTGCTGACCATCGTCGCTGTACTGTCCGCGCCCTTGCCCGTGGCAGGAGCGGCGGTGTACGGCCGGCCGGCCGTGGCGCCGGTGAGCAGAGCGCCGGCGCTGGAGGTGAGCGGCTACAGCGGGGTGGTGCGGGCTCCTGTCTCCGGCCGCTGCATGCTGGCGTCGAGGGCGACGAGCCGGCGAGGAGCGGGCGTCGCCCTCTGCCCCGGGGAAGGGCAGCGACGGCAGCTCCACCTTCCAGTCATCTTCCGGGCCGGTCGCAGCCCCCTTCCGCAGCTTCTCGCCATCGGGCCGACGACTGTGCCGCCAACCGTGGCGGTGGGTCCGACGCCGGACGGGGTGGTGCGGACCGTGGACCTGCCCATCCTGATGTACCACCACGTCGGCGATGTGCCGGCCGGTGCAGACTCAATCCGCCGGGGGCTCACCGTCTCGGAGAGCAACTTTCGAGCTCAGATGGCCTATCTCAGGGACTCGGGGTACGAACCGGTGACCCTGGCCGCCCTCGTGCAGCACCTGGCCGTGGGCGCGCCGCTTCCGGAGCGGCCGGTGATCATAACGCTGGACGACGGCTACCGAGATGCCTACGATGTCGCCTTTCCCGTGTTGAAGGAATACGGGTTCGTGGCCACCCTGTTCCTGGTGACGGCACCGATTGACGAGGGCTCGCACGAGTTCGTGACCTGGGACCAGGTTCGTGAGATGCACTCGGCCGGCATAGAGATGGGGGCACACTCCTACACCCACCCGGACCTGCGCGGGCAGTCCACCGACTATCTGGTCTGGCAGATAGTGGGGAGTAAGGAAGCCATCGAGGAGCGCATCGAGGAGCCGGTCCGTTTCCTGGCCTACCCGAGCGGCGCTTACGACGAGAACGTGGTGCGGGTGGTGCGCTCGGCCGGGTTCTGGGGAGCGGTGACGATCGAGTCAGGGTGCCGGCACTCTGAGGCGACGCTCTGGACCCTCAGCCGCATCCGCGTCCAGCCACAGGATGGGGTGAAAGGGCTGGCATCCAAGCTGGAGGCCTGCCTGGACCGATGA
- a CDS encoding S8 family serine peptidase, with protein MIVRYHPGAPPKLPKGTDFRLKRTFATIPALAARLPAEGVAALVNDEAVERVWLDFRVHALLDRSVGPVRADVAWEAGLTGEGVRVAILDTGIDPDHPDFGDRVLAAVSYPQTGGEPKPWSRRRRLSLSTTDANGHGTHVAGIAAGSGAASQGRFRGIAPEAGLLVAKVLADDGSGDASDVIAGLEWALENGAQVACLSLGGSQAGDGTDALSVMCDELAEQGLIICVAAGNAGPRPYTIGPPGCAREVITVGAADITHAHEGTAGVAPFSSRGPTTDRRAKPDILFPGVGIASCRSAAGTMGDPVPGFEEYYVRSSGSSMAAPFAAGASALILQARPEATPRQVKEMLCAGARDLGLDANAQGSGLGDIAHSLEVLPPEELLGPAPVPARSGCLLAGWPALVGRLSDLRLARAGS; from the coding sequence GTGATCGTCAGGTACCATCCAGGCGCTCCGCCCAAGCTGCCCAAAGGCACCGACTTTCGCCTCAAGCGGACCTTCGCGACAATCCCCGCCCTGGCTGCCCGCCTCCCAGCGGAGGGCGTAGCCGCCCTGGTGAACGACGAGGCGGTCGAGCGAGTCTGGCTCGATTTCCGCGTTCATGCCCTTCTGGACCGCAGCGTCGGTCCTGTGCGCGCCGACGTCGCCTGGGAGGCAGGGCTGACAGGAGAGGGGGTCAGAGTCGCCATCCTCGACACTGGTATAGACCCCGATCACCCCGACTTTGGCGACCGCGTGCTGGCAGCGGTGTCCTACCCTCAGACCGGAGGCGAACCCAAACCCTGGTCTCGGCGGCGTCGCCTGTCCCTCTCCACCACAGACGCCAACGGACATGGGACTCATGTCGCCGGCATCGCCGCCGGCAGCGGCGCCGCCAGCCAGGGGCGATTCCGCGGTATCGCCCCCGAGGCGGGGCTTCTGGTGGCCAAGGTGCTGGCCGACGATGGGTCGGGGGATGCCAGCGACGTCATCGCCGGGCTGGAGTGGGCCCTAGAAAACGGCGCTCAGGTGGCCTGTCTGTCACTGGGGGGCTCACAGGCCGGCGACGGCACCGACGCCCTCTCCGTGATGTGCGATGAGCTGGCAGAACAAGGGCTGATCATCTGCGTGGCAGCGGGGAACGCGGGACCCAGACCCTACACCATCGGCCCTCCCGGGTGCGCGCGGGAGGTGATCACGGTGGGCGCAGCCGATATCACCCACGCCCACGAAGGAACCGCCGGAGTTGCGCCCTTCTCCTCTCGAGGGCCCACTACGGATCGTAGGGCGAAGCCCGACATTCTCTTCCCCGGGGTGGGCATCGCCTCCTGCCGCTCTGCTGCGGGCACCATGGGCGATCCCGTCCCCGGTTTCGAGGAGTACTACGTGCGCTCGTCGGGCAGCAGCATGGCTGCCCCTTTCGCTGCCGGAGCCTCAGCTCTCATACTCCAGGCTCGCCCCGAAGCCACCCCACGGCAGGTGAAGGAGATGCTCTGTGCCGGTGCCCGCGACCTGGGCCTGGACGCCAACGCTCAGGGAAGTGGGCTGGGCGACATCGCCCATAGCCTGGAGGTCCTGCCGCCCGAAGAGCTCCTGGGCCCCGCCCCGGTGCCCGCCCGTTCCGGCTGCCTGCTGGCGGGCTGGCCCGCGCTTGTGGGCCGGCTCTCCGACCTGAGGCTGGCCCGCGCGGGCAGCTAA
- the guaA gene encoding glutamine-hydrolyzing GMP synthase encodes MSAKSHPVVVLDFGSQYSQLIVRRIREQKVYSLLVPYTAAEDEVMGLNPAAFILSGGPASVYDQDAPSLPPYVLASGKPVLGICYGMHLIATVAGGRVLPADRREYGPATVRLEKSSPLTADLPSELDVWMSHGDQVEALPPHFQALGSSSNCPIAAMGNDRLRLYGLQFHPEVAHTPLGSRILADFLFRVCNLEPNWTVESIIEEAVQDIRGRVGGEKVVCALSGGVDSSVTAAILYRAIGDQLTCIFVDTGLMRKGEAAQVVETFGRRFGVNLIALDESRTFFARLRGVEDPEVKRRIIGETFIRVFEREARALGDVRFLGQGTLYPDVIESQGPDRAVAARIKTHHNVGGLPEDMKLELVEPLRYLFKDEVRQVGLELGLPDEIVWRHPFPGPGLAVRVIGEVTPERVALLQEADAIFVEEIRAAGLYRETSQAFTVLLPECSVGVMGDHRTYGNVVALRAVTTQDFMTADWARLPYDLLARLSTRIVNEVPGINRVVYDITSKPPATIEWE; translated from the coding sequence GTGAGCGCAAAGAGTCATCCCGTCGTGGTCCTGGATTTCGGCTCCCAGTACAGCCAGTTGATCGTCCGGCGTATACGTGAGCAGAAGGTCTATAGCCTGCTTGTGCCCTATACCGCCGCTGAGGACGAAGTGATGGGCCTCAACCCGGCCGCTTTCATCCTGTCGGGCGGGCCGGCCAGCGTCTACGACCAGGATGCCCCCTCCCTCCCGCCCTACGTGCTGGCCAGCGGCAAGCCAGTGCTCGGCATCTGTTACGGCATGCACCTCATCGCGACCGTCGCCGGCGGCCGAGTCTTGCCGGCGGACCGACGGGAGTATGGGCCAGCCACCGTCCGGCTTGAGAAGTCCTCGCCGCTGACGGCAGACCTCCCTTCCGAGCTGGACGTGTGGATGAGCCACGGGGATCAAGTGGAGGCTCTTCCTCCCCACTTCCAGGCGCTCGGCAGCAGCAGCAACTGCCCCATTGCCGCCATGGGCAACGATCGCCTTCGCCTGTATGGCCTTCAGTTCCATCCCGAGGTAGCTCACACCCCTCTGGGCAGCCGCATACTAGCAGACTTCCTCTTCCGAGTCTGCAACCTAGAGCCCAACTGGACGGTGGAATCCATCATCGAGGAGGCGGTGCAGGACATCCGCGGCCGCGTCGGAGGAGAGAAGGTGGTCTGCGCCCTGAGCGGCGGTGTAGATTCGTCCGTCACCGCCGCCATCCTCTATCGCGCCATCGGGGACCAGCTGACCTGCATCTTCGTGGATACCGGACTGATGCGTAAGGGCGAAGCAGCGCAGGTGGTGGAGACGTTCGGGCGGCGGTTCGGTGTCAACCTAATTGCCCTGGACGAAAGCAGGACCTTCTTCGCCCGGCTGCGAGGCGTGGAAGACCCTGAAGTCAAGCGCAGGATCATCGGAGAAACCTTCATCCGAGTGTTCGAGCGCGAGGCCCGAGCATTAGGGGACGTGCGGTTCCTCGGTCAGGGGACTCTCTACCCCGACGTCATCGAGAGCCAGGGACCGGATCGAGCTGTGGCCGCCCGCATCAAGACTCACCACAACGTGGGCGGTCTGCCCGAAGACATGAAGCTGGAGCTGGTCGAGCCGCTCCGCTACCTCTTCAAGGACGAGGTGCGCCAGGTAGGCCTAGAGCTGGGCCTTCCCGATGAGATCGTCTGGAGGCACCCGTTCCCCGGGCCGGGCTTGGCCGTAAGGGTGATCGGAGAAGTCACGCCGGAGCGAGTGGCCCTTTTGCAGGAGGCCGACGCCATCTTCGTCGAGGAGATCAGGGCAGCAGGCCTTTACCGCGAGACGTCCCAGGCGTTCACCGTCCTCCTTCCCGAGTGCTCCGTAGGAGTGATGGGCGACCACCGCACCTACGGCAATGTCGTTGCTCTGCGGGCCGTGACCACGCAGGACTTCATGACGGCGGACTGGGCTCGGTTGCCTTACGACTTGCTGGCGCGCCTATCCACCCGCATCGTGAACGAGGTACCTGGCATCAACCGGGTGGTCTACGACATCACCAGTAAGCCACCTGCCACCATCGAATGGGAGTAG
- a CDS encoding diacylglycerol kinase family lipid kinase, whose translation MRALFVYNPASGQGSVTRELEQCVRSLDRYGWSADLVSTQFPRHATEIARAAVVAGHQLVVAVGGDGTVSEVANGLAGSSTTMGVIPTGTTNVWALQLGIPSLPPWHPRKVVDRVLFDLEELGWHRPTNVPSWLADAFAVLLRSEVRAVDLGVVDGRYFVMWCGVGFDARVTEQVVPEDKRRYGVFAYLASTVSVAMEYSAARMLVSLGDRQLEDEVLMVLAANAQLYGGVLRLAPEARLDDGLLDVSVFKGEGVGTTVRHVTAVLAGRHRQEPLVEVAQVDRLSVASMPSQAVHADSEACGTTPIDITVRPRCLKVLVPPGAATELFCYPPLSPGLE comes from the coding sequence TTGAGAGCCCTCTTCGTCTATAACCCTGCCTCCGGCCAGGGCAGCGTGACGCGAGAGCTGGAGCAGTGTGTGCGGAGCCTGGACCGGTACGGGTGGTCGGCGGACCTGGTCTCGACCCAGTTCCCTCGACACGCGACCGAGATAGCGCGGGCTGCGGTGGTTGCCGGGCACCAGCTGGTGGTGGCGGTGGGCGGCGACGGCACAGTGAGCGAGGTGGCGAACGGCCTGGCTGGCTCAAGCACGACCATGGGCGTGATCCCCACCGGGACCACCAACGTCTGGGCTCTGCAGTTGGGGATTCCCAGCCTTCCCCCGTGGCACCCGCGCAAGGTGGTTGACCGGGTGCTGTTTGACCTGGAGGAGCTCGGCTGGCATCGCCCCACCAACGTTCCCTCCTGGCTTGCCGACGCTTTCGCCGTGCTTCTGCGCTCCGAGGTGCGGGCGGTCGACTTGGGTGTGGTGGACGGGCGCTACTTCGTAATGTGGTGTGGCGTCGGGTTTGACGCTCGAGTCACGGAGCAGGTAGTGCCGGAGGACAAGCGCCGCTACGGGGTCTTCGCCTATCTGGCCTCTACCGTGTCCGTGGCGATGGAGTACAGTGCTGCCCGCATGCTGGTGTCTCTGGGCGACCGGCAGCTGGAAGACGAGGTGCTGATGGTGCTGGCGGCCAACGCCCAGCTGTACGGCGGGGTCCTCCGCTTGGCTCCCGAGGCGCGCCTGGATGACGGACTCCTGGACGTATCGGTGTTCAAGGGCGAGGGTGTGGGCACAACTGTGAGGCACGTCACCGCTGTGCTCGCCGGGCGCCACCGCCAGGAGCCTCTAGTCGAGGTGGCCCAGGTGGACCGGCTGAGCGTGGCCTCAATGCCGTCGCAGGCAGTGCACGCGGACAGCGAGGCGTGCGGCACCACTCCGATAGACATAACCGTGAGGCCCAGATGCCTGAAGGTGTTGGTACCGCCGGGAGCGGCGACAGAGCTCTTCTGCTACCCACCGTTGTCGCCTGGCCTAGAGTGA